One genomic window of Medicago truncatula cultivar Jemalong A17 chromosome 1, MtrunA17r5.0-ANR, whole genome shotgun sequence includes the following:
- the LOC11426420 gene encoding protein ALWAYS EARLY 2 isoform X3 — protein sequence MAPTRKSRSVNKRFKNSNDISPEKDGVGSSKNKQRKKKLSDKLGSQWSKGELERFYEAYRKHGKDWKKVAAAVRNRSIEMVEALYNMNRAYLSLPEGTASVVGLIAMMTDHYNVLEESDSERESNDAPGSRKPVKRKREKLQLNVSKDPVQSQSVTSSDGCLSLLKKRRIDGLQPRAVGKRTPRVPVYHSQKKDDRENYVSPNKRSLKSTVDGNDDEVEHVAFALSRASQRGGSPLVSQTPRRRGEQKFSPAQSRDRMRQMSETARAKFHNASVDGEFLEGSLESRGAENGEYVRDTSSLMDMEGTSTAGVPKGGKFYRKKERVENVGNYQLDDGGEACSGTEEGLSFNSLKENNMEVTNEKLEQFSPTSQRKRNKKLLFGGNSVNRDVFGDEIHALDALQTLADLSLMMPSSEVESESCVQLKGERMMVDKDDKSALPESTSTSHKRNKVKIRAVPGPDTSTFKKSKLKDIANDTNALSESKDQLPFADKTWKRKPKSTVSKAVDDEKKTVIKGKFTDQVFASPKQIKTVKPSEVLLRADQKGFAVSTSEIPLLSEVSSPTKKSRRKMIFQRPSMRKEKSYENVLKSQPNKHSTQKEKLSSCLSSYLVRRWFTSEWFYSALDYPWFAKREFVEYLNHVGLGNIPRLTRVEWSVIKSSLGKPRRFSEHFLHEERQKLEQYRESVRKHYSELRNGIRDGLPTDLARPLYVGQRVIAIHPKTREIHDGSVLTVDHDKCRIQFDRPQLGVEFITDIDCMPLNPLDNMPEALRRQIGARKASFTTIEPHINGNSSFGGCEMHASPVKVRPSSSALVKQGKVDANHVTSQANIGNLCAQAASAQPCKVMQHQSKEADIHALSELKRALDKKDTLLAELRNANNGILENQNGIECLKDSEGFKKHYATVSDTMLQLRQRNTYTETSLPPWMKPKANFEGHDDLPNMLDSSMTQESRSTVIEIIKGSRLQAHAMLDAAFQAWSQATKEGKDAITKIGQALDSIDYQQLSSKYRSPVIRSQDQVNGSYYHANQSTCRASEPLLNDASGLKLHKDSDEVEIEIPFELITSCVATLTMIQSCTERQYPPADVAQILDSAVTSLQPCDTRNLPIYREIQMCMGRIKTQILALIPT from the exons ATGGCACCGACCAGGAAATCCAGAAGTGTGAATAAGCggtttaaaaattcaaatgatatTTCTCCTGAGAAAGATGGAGTTGGCTCAAGTAAAAACAAGCAACgg AAGAAGAAGTTGTCTGATAAATTGGGATCTCAGTGGAGCAAGGGGGAACTAGAGCGATTCTATGAAGCATACAGAAAGCATGGTAAAGATTGGAAGAAG GTGGCTGCCGCTGTTCGTAATAGATCCATTGAAATGGTGGAAGCTCTTTACAATATGAATCGG GCATATCTATCTCTACCAGAGGGAACGGCTTCTGTTGTTGGCCTCATTGCAATGATGACAGATCATTATAATGTCCTG GAAGAGAGTGATAGTGAAAGGGAGAGCAATGATGCACCAGGATCTCGAAAACCTGTGAAACGAAAGCGTGAAAAACTTCAGCTTAATGTCTCAAAGGATCCTGTCCAGTCTCAGTCTGTAACTTCCAGTGATGGTTGCCTCTCTCTACTGAAGAAAAGACGCATTGATG GTCTGCAGCCTCGTGCTGTTGGAAAAAGGACACCGCGGGTCCCAGTTTACCACTCTCAAAAGAAAGATGATAGGGAGAATTATGTTTCGCCTAACAAAAGAAGCTTGAAGTCTACTGTTGATGGTAATGATGACGAAGTTGAACATGTAGCTTTTGCACTAAGCAGGGCTTCACAAAGAGGAGGCTCTCCCCTAGTTTCTCAGACACCACGTAGGAGAGGAGAACAGAAGTTCTCTCCTGCTCAGAGCCGGGATAGAATG CGCCAAATGTCAGAGACAGCTCGTGCCAAGTTTCACAATGCTTCTGTGGATGGAGAGTTTTTGGAAGGTAGTCTTGAAAGCAGGGGAGCTGAAAATGGAGAATATGTTAGAGATACTAGTTCCTTGATGGATATGGAAGGAACGAGCACTGCTGGAGTTCCCAAGGGAGGAAAATTttacagaaagaaagaaagagtggAAAATGTTGGAAATTATCAGCTTGATGATGGAGGAGAAGCATGCAGCGGCACTGAAGAAGGGCTAAGTTTTAATTctttgaaggaaaataatatGGAGGTAACTAACGAAAAGCTTGAGCAATTCTCCCCAACAAGTCAGcggaaaagaaacaaaaaactcCTCTTTGGAGGTAATTCTGTTAATAGGGATGTCTTTGGAG ATGAAATCCATGCCTTGGATGCTTTGCAAACTTTGGCCGATCTATCTCTAATGATGCCGTCTTCTGAAGTAGAATCTG AATCATGTGTCCAGTTGAAGGGAGAAAGAATGATGGTTGATAAAGATGATAAGTCTGCTTTACCCGAATCAACATCAACAAGCCATAAGagaaataaagttaaaattcgTGCGGTCCCTGGACCTGACACTTCAACGTTCAAAAAATCTAAACTCAAGGATATAGCAAATGATACCAATGCTCTCTCTGAATCAAAAGATCAGCTTCCATTTGCTGATAAAACATGGAAGAGAAAGCCAAAGTCCACGGTGTCAAAG GCTGTAGATGATGAGAAAAAAACGGTGATTAAAGGAAAATTCACTGATCAAGTTTTTGCCTCACCAAAACAAATAAAGACGGTCAAACCTTCTGAGGTTTTACTGCGTGCTGATCAGAAAGGTTTTGCAGTATCAACTTCTGAAATTCCACTTTTAAGTGAAGTTAGTTCACCAACTAAAAAAAGTAGACGCAAGATGATTTTTCAGAGACCATCCATGCGTAAAGAGAAGTCTTATGAGAATGTATTGAAAAGTCAACCTAATAAGCACTCTACCCAAAAG GAAAAGCTTTCTAGCTGTTTGTCATCTTATTTGGTTCGCAGATGGTTTACTTCTGAATGGTTTTATAGTGCACTTGATTATCCATGGTTTGCCAAAAGAGAATTTGTGGAGTACTTAAATCATGTTGGACTAGGGAATATCCCAAGGCTAACTCGTGTTGAGTGGAGTGTCATAAAAAG TTCCCTTGGCAAACCACGCAGGTTTTCGGAACACTTTTTACATGAAGAAAGACAAAAACTTGAACAGTATCGAGAATCGGTGAGGAAACATTATTCTGAGCTGCGGAATGGTATAAGAGATGGACTTCCAACTGATTTGGCAAGACCATTATATGTTGGACAACGTGTAATTGCCATTCACCCCAAAACAAGAGAGATTCATGATGGTAGTGTGCTTACAGTTGACCATGACAAGTGCAGAATTCAGTTTGACCGTCCCCAGTTAGGAGTTGAATTCATCACG GACATTGATTGCATGCCTTTGAATCCATTAGATAATATGCCCGAAGCTTTGAGGAGGCAGATTGGTGCCAGAAAAGCCTCTTTTACGACTATAGAACCACATATTAATGGAAATTCAAGTTTTGGGGGATGTGAAATGCATGCTTCACCTGTGAAGGTACGCCCCTCTTCAAGTGCTTTAGTTAAGCAAGGAAAG GTGGATGCTAACCATGTCACTTCCCAGGCCAATATTGGTAACCTCTGTGCACAAGCTGCCTCTGCTCAACCGTGTAAAGTGATGCAACATCAATCTAAAGAAGCTGATATACATGCACTTTCTGAATTAAAGCGTGCTCTAGATAAAAAG GATACACTATTAGCAGAGCTTCGAAATGCTAATAATGGCATATTGGAAAACCAAAATGGCATAGAATGTTTAAAAGATTCTGAAGGTTTCAAGAAGCATTATGCCACG GTTTCTGATACCATGCTTCAATTGAGGCAACGCAATACCTACACGGAAACCTCTCTGCCACCATGGATGAAGCCCAAAGCAAATTTCGAAGGCCATGATGACCTTCCTAATATGTTGGATAGTTCTATGACACAAGAGTCTAGGTCAACTGTCATTGAAATCATTAAAGGATCCAGGCTACAGGCACATGCAATGCTGGATGCTGCATTTCAG GCATGGTCTCAAGCTACAAAGGAAGGTAAAGATGCTATTACGAAGATTGGGCAGGCATTGGATTCTATTGATTATCAGCAGTTGTCCTCCAAGTACAGGTCGCCTGTGATAAGGTCTCAAGATCAAGTGAATGGCAGTTATTATCATGCTAATCAGTCGACTTGCAGAGCATCAGAGCCTTTACTTAACGATGCATCTGGTCTGAAACTGCACAAAGATTCTGACGAAGTTGAGATTGAAATACCATTTGAGCTCATCACTTCATGTGTGGCTACATTAACCATGATTCAG AGTTGTACTGAACGGCAATACCCTCCAGCTGATGTGGCTCAGATATTAGATTCTGCCGTTACCAGCCTACAACCGTGCGATACTCGAAACCTTCCTATTTACAGAGAAATTCAAATGTGCATGGGAAGAATTAAGACCCAGATTTTAGCTCTCATCCCTACTTAA